In Pseudoalteromonas carrageenovora IAM 12662, the following proteins share a genomic window:
- a CDS encoding D-2-hydroxyacid dehydrogenase translates to MNITILDNATLANTSLACIEQLGNLTTYELTSPEQVIEHCQGADVLITNKAVLNRDTISQLKQLKLICVSATGTNNVDLDAAKEFGIAVTNVAGYSTPSVVQHTFSLVTNLLGNTHRYQADCQQGAWQKSEMFCRLDYSFNDLQGKTFAIIGGGTLGKGVAKVAEAFGAKVIIAERKGVKCRDGRTPFEEVLKTADIISVHCPLTDETRDLIALQELKMMKPSSIIINTARGGIINEADLAKALEQNLIAGAGVDVLTKEPAELTNPLANYTGNNLLLTPHIAWASTESIVRLINEVSLNITAFNNGESRNRLV, encoded by the coding sequence ATGAACATTACTATTCTTGATAACGCCACATTAGCTAACACATCTCTTGCTTGTATTGAGCAACTTGGTAATTTAACAACGTATGAACTTACCAGCCCAGAACAAGTTATTGAGCATTGCCAAGGTGCAGATGTACTTATTACCAATAAAGCAGTATTAAATCGCGATACGATTAGCCAGTTAAAACAACTTAAGCTAATTTGCGTTAGTGCCACTGGCACTAATAATGTTGATTTAGACGCTGCAAAAGAGTTTGGTATTGCAGTTACTAATGTTGCTGGTTACTCAACACCTTCTGTTGTTCAGCATACATTTTCGTTAGTGACTAACTTACTAGGTAATACTCATCGCTATCAAGCCGATTGCCAACAAGGCGCTTGGCAAAAAAGTGAAATGTTTTGCCGACTAGATTACAGTTTTAATGACCTTCAAGGTAAAACATTTGCCATTATAGGTGGTGGAACACTGGGTAAAGGCGTAGCAAAAGTAGCTGAGGCGTTTGGTGCAAAAGTAATTATTGCTGAGCGCAAGGGCGTAAAGTGCAGAGACGGACGCACCCCATTTGAAGAAGTACTAAAAACGGCTGACATAATCAGTGTTCACTGCCCTCTTACTGACGAAACTCGTGATTTAATAGCACTACAAGAGCTTAAAATGATGAAGCCAAGTAGTATTATTATTAATACTGCACGTGGTGGGATTATTAACGAAGCTGACTTAGCCAAAGCACTTGAACAAAACTTAATTGCTGGCGCTGGCGTAGATGTACTAACAAAAGAGCCTGCGGAGCTAACTAATCCCCTCGCTAATTACACTGGTAATAACTTATTACTTACACCACACATTGCATGGGCAAGCACTGAGTCAATCGTACGACTAATCAATGAGGTCAGCCTAAATATTACTGCATTTAATAACGGCGAATCTCGTAACCGCTTGGTATAA
- a CDS encoding DUF3192 domain-containing protein, translating to MKKSLLAAALIAPFLTGCVIAVSDGEAETHWAGKNSSSWQAHHKNNREAISELTMDSSYQSVLTQLKTPNFTELLKKDDDVYQVLFYVTHSKHSDSKTTKDECTPPVFKNDKLVGIGDTALSMIAN from the coding sequence ATGAAAAAATCTCTATTAGCAGCGGCTCTTATTGCACCATTTTTAACCGGCTGTGTTATCGCCGTATCTGATGGTGAAGCTGAGACTCATTGGGCAGGGAAAAACTCATCAAGCTGGCAAGCACACCATAAGAATAACCGTGAGGCTATTTCAGAACTGACGATGGATAGCAGCTATCAATCTGTTTTAACGCAATTAAAAACGCCTAATTTCACAGAGCTATTAAAAAAAGATGACGATGTATACCAAGTACTTTTTTATGTCACTCATAGTAAGCATTCTGATTCTAAAACAACGAAAGATGAATGTACGCCGCCTGTATTTAAAAATGATAAGTTGGTAGGTATTGGTGACACTGCTTTAAGTATGATCGCGAACTAA
- a CDS encoding diguanylate cyclase — protein sequence MSKRAKVLIVDDDPLNRLVLEKTLKDEHDVFLVDSGEKALTFVKTTQVDLIILDVIMPGIDGYEVLVQLKENPITQSVPIIFISANRSHDDEAKGLELGAMDYITKPFSPSIVRVRVRNQLLIKQKNDLLEMLASIDGLTEIPNRRYLDENLSREWRRSKRSGTPLSVLLMDIDHFKRYNDCYGHRAGDECLKEVAQVLAAQCERGSDFIARYGGEEFAAVLPGVGKADAIEFANKIRSAVNALDIEHKASLNADHITISIGIATTESGQIYAEQALLEEADLGLYAAKDEGRDRIIAR from the coding sequence ATGTCGAAAAGAGCTAAAGTATTAATAGTGGATGATGATCCGCTAAACAGATTAGTACTTGAAAAAACACTTAAAGACGAGCACGACGTGTTCTTAGTTGATAGTGGTGAAAAAGCGCTGACATTTGTAAAAACAACACAAGTTGATTTAATTATCCTCGATGTAATTATGCCTGGTATTGATGGCTATGAAGTTTTAGTGCAGCTTAAAGAAAACCCTATAACTCAATCCGTGCCTATCATATTTATATCAGCAAACCGTAGTCATGACGACGAGGCTAAAGGCCTTGAATTAGGCGCAATGGATTATATTACTAAGCCATTTAGTCCCTCTATTGTAAGAGTAAGAGTTCGCAATCAGCTACTTATAAAGCAAAAAAATGACTTGCTTGAAATGTTGGCCTCTATTGATGGGTTAACTGAAATACCTAACAGACGCTACCTTGATGAAAACTTATCTCGCGAATGGCGCAGAAGTAAACGCAGTGGAACGCCATTGTCGGTATTACTTATGGATATAGACCATTTTAAACGTTACAACGACTGCTATGGACACCGAGCTGGCGACGAGTGCTTGAAAGAAGTTGCTCAAGTTCTTGCAGCTCAATGCGAGCGAGGAAGTGATTTTATAGCGCGTTATGGTGGTGAAGAATTTGCCGCAGTACTGCCTGGGGTGGGTAAAGCTGACGCAATTGAATTTGCCAATAAAATACGTAGTGCGGTTAATGCTTTGGATATAGAGCATAAAGCATCGTTAAATGCGGATCACATAACAATTAGTATTGGTATAGCAACAACCGAAAGCGGGCAAATATACGCTGAGCAAGCCCTATTAGAAGAAGCTGATTTAGGCTTATATGCTGCCAAAGATGAAGGTAGAGATAGAATAATAGCGCGTTAA
- a CDS encoding PAS domain-containing hybrid sensor histidine kinase/response regulator, giving the protein MNFLPLKYYYRSLFIALLVPLIVAFLLCLHLYNIKLERAVEKREADFANVSAQVNHGMDSVNGLLSSMFNLYQRPISAQINQTLLEGINQYSGYYYRHFNVQGTEIIGKGEFSLSAEALLQWQQVFSLGPSFNTTLALMQSLSAVAYVDENDFAYVSRRNKSQSLMLSEILNGKFKPKFSPNRLTSSPIIKINDKSYFAIGRQRYIGSSDYIILIYDVQAISAWLSKVSPSSGEYVFMNQSHQIIASSKNVIEKAVQLESYWPNLVEHTKEATVLASDSNFFMQPMAELPIHAAYYEPKPQFVSSIKYEILLEFVFLTLFLSMMFAVFFWLSQRIFVKPMTHLMHFLESNNAQLNNKLNYNVPLSWQPWFSKVKTVFSKNEQLVDSLKNANKALDEQVQRQSEKLNRSYEAKERHLALLNTMLNSVPDLIYFKNIDGTFLGCNRAFEAYIGKDQTSLIGMRVDDFGENDQQINTLEKQVLQNRNSVEQRIDTDTKSYQLTIAPFYNEHQHLLGTMGIGRDITEQQQTLHALKASESKFRSAIEFAANCVVLLSLEHTIVQVNKATRKQFSEQNTLVGEPLKTLFDESQWQQIKDALAQLLDDKKRVYHLTLSQGKLASWLQLSMSLVWDENRDPAYYVIHIQDVSALTKAKHDAERATLAKSRFIANLSHEIRTPLNAVLGLLDMLIEQGLNQKQLQHTDQAKNAAQSLLLMLNRMLDFARIESAQTDLKLAPFSVIELVDICESLTGPLCEGKGIEFIIDIDPLIAPDLICDSIRLQQILGNLLTNAVKFTHTGSITLKMELIESDSLDQQYICFKVIDTGMGIDEADQRRLFDAFTQGDESSTRIHQGVGLGLAIVKHAVSLMGGEIALKSKKGHGCEFSFSISLLVDSSKNKMLPRNALAILSEQSKELEHVTNAYSELANISLDEVLKYPIKLSNTQQIIVDANDLPELLKVEVINDSLSAKEVSVIIVNHQHTLNLPTSEHLAAKHVKASALGQRLFSLSSLIEPKTDINTVLQNVPELKADISGLLVLAIDDNQLNLEIISSVLRQANINVVTALSASIGMELLQVLKPDLILMDVQMPHIDGCQATTLIRQQFDAKQLPIFALTAHCEPADIERSLKCGMNKHLTKPVVAKVLIDAIADLNLVKPSFFERSFALSQFSLDETLLNTMIGKFANLCETQLAQIAETTSKDDLVRLVHSIKGVAGNLGFRRLSHCALVCERNLKTTNEPVETTLKELIMQLEQVIVFINGLGEKDVEKS; this is encoded by the coding sequence TTGAATTTTTTACCTCTAAAATACTATTACCGCTCATTATTTATTGCGCTGTTAGTGCCATTAATTGTCGCTTTTTTACTGTGCCTGCATTTATACAATATAAAGCTTGAGCGAGCGGTAGAAAAACGCGAAGCCGATTTTGCTAATGTATCAGCTCAAGTTAATCATGGCATGGACTCGGTAAATGGCTTACTCAGCTCTATGTTTAATTTATATCAACGACCTATATCTGCTCAAATAAATCAAACTTTACTAGAAGGTATTAATCAGTACAGTGGTTATTACTATCGACACTTTAATGTGCAAGGAACAGAAATTATAGGTAAAGGGGAATTTTCGCTATCTGCTGAGGCACTTTTACAGTGGCAGCAAGTTTTTTCACTTGGACCTTCCTTTAATACAACGCTTGCACTTATGCAGTCGCTATCGGCTGTAGCGTATGTAGATGAAAACGATTTTGCTTATGTGAGTAGACGTAATAAAAGCCAAAGCTTAATGCTTAGTGAAATATTAAACGGTAAGTTTAAACCCAAATTTTCTCCAAATAGGCTAACCTCAAGCCCTATAATTAAAATAAACGATAAGTCCTATTTTGCTATTGGTAGGCAACGATATATAGGCTCAAGTGATTATATTATTTTAATTTATGACGTTCAGGCTATTTCTGCATGGCTAAGTAAAGTTTCACCAAGTAGTGGTGAATATGTATTTATGAATCAGTCGCATCAAATTATCGCCAGTTCAAAAAACGTAATAGAAAAAGCGGTGCAGCTTGAGTCTTATTGGCCTAATTTAGTAGAGCATACAAAAGAAGCGACAGTATTAGCCAGCGACAGTAATTTTTTTATGCAACCAATGGCTGAATTACCTATTCATGCAGCATATTACGAACCAAAACCTCAATTTGTAAGCTCAATTAAATACGAAATATTATTAGAATTTGTATTTTTAACTCTGTTTTTAAGCATGATGTTTGCCGTATTTTTTTGGTTAAGCCAACGTATTTTTGTAAAACCCATGACGCATTTAATGCACTTTTTGGAAAGTAATAATGCCCAGCTTAATAATAAATTAAATTATAACGTGCCGCTAAGTTGGCAACCTTGGTTTTCTAAAGTCAAAACTGTATTTAGCAAAAATGAGCAGCTAGTAGATTCGTTAAAAAATGCCAACAAAGCGCTTGATGAACAAGTACAGCGTCAGTCTGAAAAGCTCAATCGAAGTTACGAGGCAAAAGAGCGCCATTTAGCTCTATTAAATACCATGTTAAATAGCGTGCCTGATCTTATTTACTTTAAAAATATTGATGGCACATTTTTAGGTTGTAACAGGGCATTTGAAGCCTACATAGGTAAAGACCAAACTTCACTCATTGGAATGCGTGTAGATGACTTTGGTGAAAACGATCAGCAAATAAATACATTAGAAAAACAAGTGCTGCAAAATAGAAATAGCGTAGAGCAACGAATAGACACTGATACAAAATCATATCAGTTAACAATTGCACCTTTTTATAACGAACATCAGCATTTGTTAGGCACAATGGGCATTGGACGAGATATTACCGAGCAGCAGCAAACGCTTCATGCATTAAAAGCTTCAGAATCTAAATTTAGAAGCGCTATTGAATTTGCGGCCAACTGTGTAGTGCTACTTTCACTTGAACATACAATAGTGCAAGTAAATAAAGCGACTAGAAAGCAGTTTTCTGAGCAAAACACCTTAGTGGGCGAGCCATTAAAAACATTATTTGATGAGTCTCAATGGCAGCAAATTAAAGACGCTTTAGCGCAGTTGCTTGATGATAAAAAAAGGGTGTATCACTTAACGTTATCTCAAGGAAAGCTGGCTAGCTGGCTGCAGTTGAGTATGTCGCTTGTGTGGGATGAAAATCGAGACCCTGCTTATTATGTTATTCACATTCAGGATGTTAGTGCTTTAACTAAGGCAAAGCACGATGCAGAGCGTGCAACATTAGCTAAGAGCCGCTTTATTGCAAACTTAAGCCACGAAATTCGCACCCCTCTTAACGCTGTATTAGGTTTACTCGATATGCTTATTGAGCAAGGGCTAAATCAAAAGCAATTGCAACATACTGACCAGGCTAAAAACGCAGCACAAAGCTTATTATTAATGCTAAACAGAATGCTTGATTTTGCACGTATTGAAAGCGCTCAAACTGATTTAAAGCTAGCACCATTTAGTGTTATTGAACTCGTTGATATTTGCGAAAGCCTAACGGGACCATTATGTGAAGGCAAAGGTATTGAGTTTATAATTGATATTGACCCGCTAATAGCCCCAGATTTAATTTGCGACAGTATCCGCCTTCAGCAAATATTAGGTAACTTATTAACCAATGCGGTTAAATTTACTCATACAGGGTCGATTACACTTAAAATGGAGCTCATAGAGAGCGATAGCCTAGATCAGCAATATATTTGCTTTAAAGTCATTGATACAGGTATGGGTATAGATGAGGCCGATCAGAGGCGCTTGTTTGATGCCTTCACGCAAGGTGATGAGTCATCTACACGAATACACCAAGGAGTTGGCCTTGGTTTAGCTATTGTTAAACATGCAGTGTCGTTAATGGGCGGTGAAATAGCACTTAAAAGCAAAAAAGGTCATGGTTGTGAATTTAGCTTCAGTATTAGCTTATTAGTTGATTCCAGTAAAAATAAAATGCTACCACGTAATGCTCTCGCTATTTTATCAGAGCAAAGCAAAGAGCTTGAGCACGTTACTAATGCTTATAGTGAGCTGGCTAATATTAGTTTAGATGAGGTATTAAAATACCCAATTAAGCTATCTAACACTCAACAAATAATCGTGGATGCAAATGATTTACCTGAGCTATTAAAAGTTGAAGTGATTAACGATTCACTATCAGCGAAAGAAGTATCAGTGATTATAGTTAATCATCAGCACACGCTTAACCTTCCTACCAGTGAGCATTTAGCTGCTAAGCATGTAAAGGCTTCTGCACTTGGGCAAAGGTTATTTAGCTTAAGCTCATTGATTGAGCCTAAAACAGATATAAATACGGTATTGCAAAATGTACCAGAACTAAAAGCAGATATATCAGGTCTACTTGTATTAGCAATTGATGATAATCAGCTTAATTTAGAGATTATTAGTAGTGTCCTTCGTCAAGCTAACATAAACGTAGTAACAGCTTTAAGCGCATCTATTGGTATGGAGCTATTACAAGTATTAAAACCGGATCTAATATTGATGGATGTGCAAATGCCACACATAGATGGCTGCCAAGCAACGACTTTGATTCGTCAACAGTTTGACGCAAAACAGTTACCTATTTTTGCGTTAACCGCGCATTGTGAACCCGCTGATATTGAGCGCTCTTTAAAGTGCGGCATGAATAAGCATTTAACAAAGCCTGTAGTTGCTAAGGTACTTATTGATGCAATAGCTGATTTAAACTTAGTAAAACCAAGCTTTTTTGAACGCTCGTTTGCACTTAGTCAATTTAGCTTAGACGAGACATTGCTTAATACCATGATTGGTAAGTTTGCTAACTTGTGCGAAACTCAATTAGCGCAAATAGCAGAAACCACCAGTAAAGATGATTTGGTACGCTTAGTGCATAGCATAAAAGGTGTGGCTGGTAATTTGGGTTTTAGGCGATTATCGCATTGTGCATTAGTATGCGAGCGAAACCTTAAAACGACTAACGAGCCAGTTGAAACAACACTTAAAGAGCTTATTATGCAATTAGAGCAAGTAATTGTTTTTATAAATGGTTTAGGGGAGAAGGATGTCGAAAAGAGCTAA
- a CDS encoding PhoH family protein, with the protein MEKASNLESKMYVLDTNVLLHEPLAYLSFQEHNVVIPMTVLEELDHIKDRKHDVSRDARVAIRGLDEVLKNATPEQMLQGVALPSNKKAKESSTGTLIIVNDHLFADSISGLPGNENDHRIINCAVHLQKQHSDSKIVLVTKDINMRLKAKGAGLKYVEDYRTDQLIDDIALLTSGYKKIEGDFWQHVGQCNTEQSGRDTYHHVSKNLIPDVFCNEYLLDGGEHFAARVKSYDDEHITLKDISVERLMHQHAWGVKPKNIYQGMALDALLDPSIELVILTGPAGCGKTLLALASALEMVIEKGIYDKVIVTRNTPEIAESIGFLPGTEEEKMAPWLAAITDTLEVLHKGDENPISSRNYIMEKANIQFKSVNFMRGRSIQNAVVILDESQNLTASQLKTIITRCGEGTKLICSGNLAQIDSNYLTPVTSGLTYIVERFKDFEGSATINLNGVVRSRLASFAEENL; encoded by the coding sequence ATGGAAAAAGCTTCGAACCTTGAAAGTAAAATGTATGTGCTAGACACCAATGTACTGTTGCACGAACCCCTCGCTTATTTGTCATTTCAAGAACATAACGTTGTAATTCCCATGACGGTACTTGAAGAGCTCGACCACATTAAAGACAGAAAACACGACGTAAGCCGCGATGCACGTGTAGCTATTAGAGGCTTAGATGAGGTATTAAAAAACGCAACTCCCGAACAAATGCTGCAAGGCGTAGCATTACCAAGTAACAAAAAGGCCAAAGAAAGCTCAACAGGCACCCTTATAATTGTAAATGATCATTTATTTGCCGATTCAATCTCTGGCCTACCGGGTAACGAAAACGACCACCGTATTATTAACTGCGCCGTACATTTACAAAAGCAGCACAGCGATTCAAAAATTGTATTAGTAACAAAAGACATCAATATGCGCCTTAAAGCTAAAGGGGCTGGCCTTAAATATGTTGAAGATTATAGAACCGACCAACTAATTGACGATATTGCATTACTAACTAGTGGCTATAAAAAAATAGAAGGGGATTTTTGGCAGCATGTGGGGCAATGTAATACCGAGCAAAGCGGTCGTGATACCTATCATCATGTTTCTAAAAATTTAATACCGGATGTGTTTTGTAACGAGTATTTGCTCGATGGCGGTGAGCACTTTGCAGCGCGGGTAAAATCGTACGACGATGAACATATTACATTAAAAGACATAAGCGTTGAGCGACTAATGCATCAACACGCGTGGGGTGTTAAACCTAAAAATATTTATCAGGGTATGGCGCTTGATGCGTTGCTAGATCCAAGTATTGAACTTGTTATTTTAACCGGGCCTGCAGGGTGCGGTAAAACATTGCTAGCGCTTGCCAGTGCACTTGAAATGGTTATTGAAAAAGGTATTTACGATAAGGTAATTGTAACGCGTAACACTCCAGAAATTGCTGAGTCTATTGGTTTTTTACCTGGCACTGAGGAGGAGAAAATGGCGCCGTGGTTAGCTGCCATTACCGATACGCTTGAGGTATTACACAAAGGCGATGAAAACCCAATTTCTAGCCGTAACTACATTATGGAAAAAGCCAATATACAATTTAAGTCGGTTAACTTTATGCGTGGGCGCAGCATTCAAAATGCGGTGGTAATTTTAGATGAAAGCCAAAATTTAACGGCTTCTCAGCTAAAAACAATTATTACACGTTGCGGAGAAGGCACAAAGCTTATTTGTAGCGGTAACTTAGCGCAAATAGACAGTAATTACCTAACCCCTGTTACTTCTGGCTTAACGTATATAGTTGAGCGTTTTAAAGATTTTGAAGGCAGCGCAACGATTAATTTAAATGGTGTAGTACGCAGCCGTTTAGCCTCTTTTGCGGAAGAGAATTTATAG
- the rapA gene encoding RNA polymerase-associated protein RapA yields MNFSLGQRWISDTESDLGLGTVVAIEGRQVSILFPASGENRVYSSAEAPVTRVAFNPGDVIKSVEEWELEVESIEVQGELLCYVGSRVDTGEEAKLKETFLDHFIKFNKPQDRLFAGQIDRFDRYTLRYQTWQHQFERQQSPIKGLIGQRANLIPHQLYIAQEVGKRFAPRVLLSDEVGLGKTIEAGMILHQQIISGRASRVLIVVPENLQHQWLVEMLRRFNLRFSIFDEERCDEAFADSPNVFDTEQLVLTSLEFLTKKKRWFEQATLADWDLLVVDEAHHLSINNGKPSTEYQRMAELSQDIPGLILLTATPDQLGHSSHFARLQLLDPDRFYDYDVFKEEEANYKDVAQAANQLLQEQALDDTAKATLIELLKETDITDILAKAQQGDLPARKEILNMLLDRHGTGRILFRNSRSGIDGYPSRKLHAYPMALPKQYKTAMSVLGNMGGIQNAELSAHRALFPEKIFQEFEGESASWGLFDPRVDWLIETLKTLKHEKVLLICAKAETAISLEQILREREAIKASVFHEDMSIIERDRAAAFFADEYDNAQILLCSEIGSEGRNFQFSHHLVLFDLPLNPDLLEQRIGRLDRIGQTQDVNIHVPYFENTAQEVLLRWYNEGLDAFETTSTTGQLLYKEFREDLLEYISAHNCDEDELDPMLEQVAQQNAVLRKKMESGRDRLLELHSSGQGAADSLVTDIEKLDNQFELPSYMINVFDTFGVSQEDKGENTIILKPTEHMLNASFPSLKEDGMTVTFDRDTALSQEDVHFISWDHPMVQGTMDMICDDDFGSASVALLKNKKLPPGTFFVELIFVAEAMAPKVLQVGRFLPPTPIRILLDKAGNNLGENVAFDGFNQQLSAVGRQTASKLAGALQSAIHPMINNAKDMAQEKLEVIREASLTKMQSTLGEEQSRLEALKQINPNIRQEEITFFDKQRSELSTHIEKAQLQLDAIRLIVVSH; encoded by the coding sequence ATGAATTTTTCCTTAGGTCAGCGTTGGATCAGTGATACAGAGTCAGATTTAGGATTAGGCACCGTAGTTGCCATTGAAGGCCGTCAGGTCAGCATTTTATTTCCTGCTAGTGGTGAAAACCGTGTTTATTCTAGTGCAGAAGCACCTGTTACCCGTGTGGCATTTAATCCTGGCGATGTGATCAAAAGCGTTGAAGAATGGGAATTAGAAGTAGAGTCTATTGAAGTTCAGGGGGAACTACTTTGTTACGTAGGGTCGCGTGTTGATACCGGCGAAGAAGCAAAGTTAAAAGAAACCTTTTTAGATCATTTTATTAAGTTTAATAAACCACAAGATCGTTTATTTGCAGGCCAAATAGATCGCTTTGATCGTTATACACTTCGCTACCAAACTTGGCAGCACCAGTTTGAACGCCAGCAATCACCTATTAAGGGCTTAATTGGCCAGCGTGCTAACCTTATTCCGCATCAGCTTTATATTGCACAAGAAGTAGGTAAACGTTTTGCACCACGCGTATTACTGTCTGATGAAGTAGGCCTAGGTAAAACGATTGAAGCAGGCATGATTTTACACCAACAAATCATTAGTGGCCGTGCAAGCCGCGTACTTATTGTTGTGCCTGAAAACCTACAGCACCAATGGTTAGTAGAAATGCTACGTCGCTTTAACTTACGTTTTTCTATTTTTGATGAAGAGCGGTGTGACGAAGCCTTTGCCGATTCGCCAAACGTATTTGATACAGAGCAGCTAGTGCTTACAAGCCTTGAGTTTTTAACTAAGAAAAAACGCTGGTTTGAACAAGCAACACTTGCTGACTGGGACTTATTAGTTGTTGATGAAGCGCACCACTTAAGCATTAATAACGGAAAACCAAGTACTGAATATCAACGAATGGCTGAACTTAGCCAAGATATTCCAGGCCTTATTTTACTTACCGCTACACCTGATCAACTAGGTCATAGCAGTCACTTTGCGCGCTTACAACTACTCGACCCAGACCGTTTTTACGACTACGACGTATTTAAAGAAGAAGAAGCAAATTATAAAGACGTAGCGCAAGCGGCAAATCAGTTATTGCAAGAGCAAGCACTAGACGATACAGCTAAAGCGACACTTATCGAGCTATTAAAAGAAACGGACATTACCGATATTCTTGCAAAAGCACAGCAAGGTGATTTACCAGCACGTAAAGAAATACTCAACATGCTGCTCGATCGTCACGGTACTGGCCGTATATTATTCAGAAACAGCCGTAGTGGCATTGATGGCTACCCTAGCCGTAAACTGCACGCCTACCCAATGGCATTACCAAAGCAGTACAAAACAGCTATGTCGGTACTAGGTAACATGGGTGGTATTCAAAACGCTGAACTAAGTGCACATCGCGCTCTTTTCCCAGAAAAAATATTTCAAGAATTTGAAGGCGAAAGTGCAAGCTGGGGATTATTTGACCCACGTGTAGATTGGTTAATCGAAACACTTAAAACGCTTAAACACGAAAAAGTACTCCTTATTTGTGCCAAAGCCGAAACCGCTATTAGCCTTGAGCAAATACTTCGTGAACGCGAAGCGATTAAAGCCTCGGTTTTCCACGAAGATATGTCGATTATAGAGCGTGACCGCGCGGCTGCATTTTTTGCCGACGAATACGACAATGCACAAATACTATTGTGTTCAGAAATTGGCTCAGAAGGTCGTAACTTCCAGTTCTCGCATCATTTAGTGTTATTTGATTTACCACTAAACCCTGATTTACTTGAGCAACGTATTGGCCGACTTGACCGCATAGGTCAAACACAAGACGTGAATATTCACGTGCCATATTTTGAAAACACAGCTCAAGAAGTATTACTGCGTTGGTACAACGAAGGCCTAGATGCCTTTGAAACTACATCAACCACAGGTCAGTTATTATATAAAGAGTTTCGCGAAGATTTACTTGAATACATTTCAGCACATAACTGTGATGAAGACGAGCTAGATCCAATGCTAGAACAAGTGGCGCAACAAAATGCCGTGCTACGTAAAAAAATGGAAAGTGGACGAGACCGTTTATTAGAGCTACATTCTTCTGGCCAAGGTGCTGCTGACTCTCTGGTTACCGACATTGAAAAGCTCGACAATCAGTTTGAGCTTCCAAGTTACATGATCAACGTATTCGACACCTTCGGCGTAAGCCAAGAAGACAAAGGCGAAAACACGATTATATTAAAGCCAACAGAGCATATGCTAAACGCCTCGTTCCCAAGCTTAAAAGAAGACGGTATGACAGTCACATTCGACCGTGACACTGCACTTTCACAAGAAGATGTACATTTTATTAGCTGGGATCACCCAATGGTGCAAGGCACTATGGACATGATTTGTGACGACGACTTTGGTAGCGCATCGGTTGCACTGCTTAAAAACAAAAAATTACCACCGGGTACCTTTTTTGTTGAGTTGATATTTGTTGCCGAAGCAATGGCCCCAAAAGTATTGCAAGTTGGTCGCTTTTTACCGCCAACACCTATTCGTATATTACTTGATAAAGCAGGTAATAACTTAGGTGAAAACGTAGCGTTTGATGGCTTTAACCAACAACTTTCAGCCGTGGGTCGCCAAACAGCAAGTAAACTTGCTGGTGCACTGCAAAGTGCTATTCACCCAATGATCAACAATGCAAAAGACATGGCGCAAGAAAAACTAGAAGTGATTCGTGAAGCCTCTTTAACTAAAATGCAAAGTACGCTAGGTGAAGAGCAATCTCGTTTAGAAGCCCTTAAACAAATTAACCCGAATATTCGCCAAGAGGAAATTACTTTCTTCGATAAGCAGCGCAGCGAGCTGAGCACGCATATTGAAAAAGCGCAGTTACAACTTGATGCAATTCGCTTAATTGTGGTTTCGCACTAA